The sequence below is a genomic window from Methanorbis rubei.
ATCGATGACGAAAACGGCGCAACAACCGTCGCCAGAGCCGTAATACAAAGACCGGTGACGCATATCTTCTTCAGACCCACAATGTCGGCGAGCCGTGCTGCCGGCACAAGAAAAATCACCGAGCTGACGAGATACGTAGTCGAAAGTATCGCGAGCGTCTCTGAGGGAACAGCAAACGCTGCCCCTATCGCCGGAAGCGCGATGTTCACCATCGCCACAAATATCGGAATCAGAAACGATGCAAGGGTTACGGCAAGAAGAATAACCGCAAGTTCATAGCTGGTATGGGTATTTTTGTGCATCATTATCACATCCTTTGCCTGCCGCACAGCGAAAAGGGTGAAAAAAATCCGGTGATGCTGTGTTTTAGACTGCGATCAAAACTGATCTGCGATTTGTGTATTATATTTCTGTTCTGGTTATATCTGTATTTCTTTTAGCTCTGTGCTTTGAATTTAATTTTAGCGGCATATTATCTTTGTTTATTCGGCAGTTTTCATCATAATCATAGTATTTCGATAGCCAATTATAGAGTACTGTATGGGTTATATTATAAATCCTCAAAACGATATTTATGATAAAAGTTGTCTGTGGAGTGAGGTGCAAAGAGATACATGAATCGGAAAATTGTTATTGGACTTGAAGTTGCCCTCCTCGCAGTTGTCGCGGTATTTTCTGCCGCCTGCATTCTGCCGGAGAGTGATGAGGCATTCGAACAAAAGTATGCGAAGCAGATGGAAGCTACCCGTTCTCTTGCCGACTCCATGACAAAAATTCAGCTGTCGTATCTGGATATGATCCAACCGGGTGCCGAGCGCATTGCAGGCGACCCGGATAACACGACTCAGACAACTGCTATTCTTTCAGAAATTTACTCATCCATGCCTTCTTTCAGCGTTGTGGCGTTCGTGAACGAGACCGGTCATGTGACCACGGTTTTTCCGGCAAACTACCGCGACATCGTGATTGGCAACTGGACAGATCATTTGAACAGGTACCATACCGACCAGACAATCACATTTGATAAATTCAATCTCAGAAATCATTCGGTGCCGGGAATTGTGATTCATTCAGGGCCGGAAACCACGGGCTATGTCACCGCACTGATTGATACTTCCCATTACTTTGGAGAGGTCAGATCTGAGTATGCGGACGCGGCTGACTGGCAGTACTGGCTGGTCGCTGATGACGGATTTATCCTCCACAGTCCGTACTCGGAGTTGTCCGGCAAAAACATGCGTGATCTGAACACGCCCGACAGGGCAGGGCTGTATCGTGTGTTTGGACAAGCTCTTGGAAACACCTCGGGCATGGCTGTTTACACCGGCTACAGCTACAGTGATCTCAAACCGATGAACTATGTGGTCACTTGGGATACGGTTCCAATCGGTCACACCGGCGATCAGAAATTGCTTGTGATGATCACTGCCAAACAGAACAGCAGGCAAAACTTGGTCCGTGCGGTGCCGTCAACCGATCAGACGCTGGAAGAGTTTGTCCACTCAGCACTGATTTTTGTCGATGAAGTCGGTAAAGACGCAGCTCTCGCCGAATTTTCCGATCCGAACGGTCGGTTCACGACACAGGAGTACAGCATCTTCGCCTTTGACCGCAACAAAACCATGCTTGCCGATGCCTATGATCACTCTCTCCTCGGAAATCCGATCAGCTATGCTGTTGACAGCAACGGCGTTGAAGCAGGAGATCTCATCCACAAACGGGCGATGCAGGGCGGAGGATACGTTGCGTATCTGTATCCAAATCCTGCCGAGAACATGACTGAGCAGCTGAAGCTGAGTTATATTGTACAAGTGGATGATGACTGGTACATCGCAGCAGGTTCCTTTGGCAACTACTCCAACCTGCACGTCCCAGCCGAGGTCCGGGAAAACATCACCAGTTATCTCCGGTCGGTTCAGACCTATGCTCAGTCGGTCGATAAAGATACGGCGATTGCAACGCTCAATGATCCTGTCGGTTCGTATGCTCCGAGGAACAACATGAGGTTTTTTGCGATGGATTATAACGGAACCACTCTTGCAGATCCCCAATATCCCCAGTTTGTCGGTGAAAATTATCTGGGTATGACAGATATTCTCGGCGGCTCCATCACTAGAGACGCAATTATTCTTGCAAAGGATGGGGGAGGCAAACAGTATGTCTACACGCCCAAAGAGACCACTGGAGGAGCATATGAACTCAGGCTGGAGTATATTCTTCCTGCTGGTGACGACTGGCTGATTCTTGGTGCGGTTACGATCGCGTAACCTTTCTTTTACTGTTTTTCGACACCACGGAGATAGTGGGCAGCGGTCACGCCGCCGGAAGCTATCTCTTTGATCTGTTCTTTGAGATCTTTCGGATTTTCCCCTTCCATCACTGCGGTGTAGACTGCGACCATTCTCCTGATGTACTCAGGTGATCTGCCGCGGGCATCGATTGAGATGACGTCCACTCCAGCTGCTGCGAGTCTTCCGACATGATCGATCAGACAGATTTCTACTGCGTTCAGAATATGTCCGCGGCAGTCTGCATCAGTCCGGGCACGGAAAATACGACCGGTGCTGTCCTTGAGCGCCCATGACTGGTTGCAGCTCCGACACCCGAGAGCGGTCGCCGGGATACAGTTCTGAGTAATCATCACTTCGAGATTGCCCTGCACAATCACTTCGGTCTTGGGCGGATGGGAGTACG
It includes:
- a CDS encoding cache domain-containing protein yields the protein MNRKIVIGLEVALLAVVAVFSAACILPESDEAFEQKYAKQMEATRSLADSMTKIQLSYLDMIQPGAERIAGDPDNTTQTTAILSEIYSSMPSFSVVAFVNETGHVTTVFPANYRDIVIGNWTDHLNRYHTDQTITFDKFNLRNHSVPGIVIHSGPETTGYVTALIDTSHYFGEVRSEYADAADWQYWLVADDGFILHSPYSELSGKNMRDLNTPDRAGLYRVFGQALGNTSGMAVYTGYSYSDLKPMNYVVTWDTVPIGHTGDQKLLVMITAKQNSRQNLVRAVPSTDQTLEEFVHSALIFVDEVGKDAALAEFSDPNGRFTTQEYSIFAFDRNKTMLADAYDHSLLGNPISYAVDSNGVEAGDLIHKRAMQGGGYVAYLYPNPAENMTEQLKLSYIVQVDDDWYIAAGSFGNYSNLHVPAEVRENITSYLRSVQTYAQSVDKDTAIATLNDPVGSYAPRNNMRFFAMDYNGTTLADPQYPQFVGENYLGMTDILGGSITRDAIILAKDGGGKQYVYTPKETTGGAYELRLEYILPAGDDWLILGAVTIA